In a single window of the Prochlorococcus marinus str. AS9601 genome:
- a CDS encoding methyltransferase family protein: protein MSKFQLKNFFKAVYERLLVFLQFFIISLHFFQWEFFLQKQIIQESPFFYFLGILIIIIAFIIMLVSIKDLGSNLSPFPRPINNSNLVTTGIYRFTRHPMYYSLIFISIGVFIIKLSIYYLFLTISLCLIIKFKIDLEEKYLMKKFKNYLLYKNEVKV, encoded by the coding sequence ATGTCTAAATTTCAGTTAAAAAATTTTTTTAAAGCTGTTTATGAACGATTACTTGTTTTTTTACAGTTCTTTATTATTAGTCTTCATTTTTTTCAATGGGAATTTTTTCTTCAAAAACAAATAATTCAAGAAAGTCCTTTTTTTTATTTCCTAGGTATTTTAATTATCATAATCGCTTTCATAATAATGTTAGTTTCAATTAAAGACTTAGGAAGCAATTTATCCCCTTTCCCAAGACCTATAAACAATAGCAATCTAGTTACTACAGGTATTTATCGTTTTACACGTCATCCTATGTACTATTCTTTAATATTTATTTCTATTGGAGTTTTTATAATAAAATTATCTATTTATTATTTATTTTTGACAATAAGTTTATGTTTAATAATTAAATTTAAGATTGACTTGGAAGAGAAATATTTAATGAAAAAATTTAAGAATTACTTACTTTATAAAAATGAGGTCAAAGTTTAA